In a genomic window of Longimicrobiales bacterium:
- the radA gene encoding DNA repair protein RadA, with protein sequence MAKLRTLFFCTECGNETPRWQGQCPACNAWNTLAEEPAPEKRRSARAGATPLQAIRNASAVRLADVETSDAARWPSGIAEFDFVLGGGTVPGSLVLVGGEPGIGKSTLLLQVAARLQGAGHSALYVSGEESAAQTRLRSERLSENAGDVLFLAETRLESILERAAEHAPAVLFIDSIQTVYTEDIEGTPGNVGQVRECAARLQRFAKESGAAVFLVGHVTKGGTVAGPKTLEHIVDTVLYFEGTGSLDHRVLRATKNRFGSVDEIGVFRMGAQGLLPVENPSALFLGERSQHASGTAVAATLEGTRPLLVEIQGLCTRASYGAPQRVSTGVDRQRLALLLAVLEKRAGLPFGQLDVFVNVVGGVRIAETASDLAVIAALASSVADRALPDDAVFIGEVGLSGELRAVSQLERRLAEAARMGFRRAFLPERAARARANGIEAVGVRDVAAVLDRVLS encoded by the coding sequence ATGGCGAAGCTGCGCACGCTCTTCTTCTGCACCGAGTGCGGCAACGAGACGCCGCGCTGGCAGGGGCAGTGTCCCGCGTGCAACGCGTGGAACACGCTGGCCGAGGAGCCTGCTCCGGAGAAGCGGCGCAGCGCGCGTGCGGGCGCGACACCGCTGCAGGCCATCCGCAATGCGAGCGCGGTTCGCCTGGCCGACGTCGAGACCTCGGATGCTGCGCGCTGGCCGTCCGGGATTGCCGAGTTCGATTTCGTGCTGGGCGGCGGTACGGTTCCAGGCTCTCTCGTGCTCGTCGGTGGTGAGCCGGGCATCGGCAAGAGCACGCTGCTGCTGCAGGTCGCCGCGCGCCTGCAGGGAGCGGGTCACTCCGCGCTCTATGTTTCGGGCGAGGAGTCCGCGGCGCAGACACGCCTGCGCTCCGAGCGTCTGAGCGAGAACGCAGGCGACGTCCTGTTCCTCGCGGAGACTCGCCTCGAATCCATCCTCGAGCGTGCTGCGGAGCACGCGCCCGCGGTTCTCTTCATCGACTCGATCCAGACGGTCTACACCGAGGACATCGAGGGCACTCCCGGCAACGTGGGCCAGGTCCGCGAGTGCGCCGCGCGGCTGCAGCGGTTTGCAAAGGAGAGCGGCGCCGCGGTGTTCCTCGTGGGGCACGTCACCAAGGGCGGCACCGTGGCGGGCCCGAAGACGCTCGAGCACATCGTCGACACGGTGCTGTACTTCGAGGGGACGGGCAGCCTCGATCATCGCGTGTTGCGCGCGACCAAGAACCGCTTCGGCAGTGTCGACGAGATCGGTGTGTTCCGCATGGGCGCGCAGGGGCTCCTGCCGGTCGAGAACCCGTCCGCCCTGTTCCTGGGGGAGCGCTCGCAGCACGCGAGTGGCACCGCGGTCGCGGCTACGCTGGAGGGTACGCGGCCGCTGCTCGTAGAGATCCAGGGGCTGTGCACCAGAGCGAGCTACGGCGCGCCGCAACGCGTGTCGACGGGCGTGGATCGTCAGCGTCTCGCGCTCCTCCTCGCCGTGCTCGAGAAGCGCGCGGGCCTGCCCTTCGGTCAGCTCGACGTTTTCGTGAACGTCGTAGGCGGTGTGCGCATCGCGGAGACGGCGTCGGACCTGGCGGTGATCGCCGCGCTCGCGTCGAGTGTTGCGGACCGCGCACTGCCGGACGATGCCGTGTTCATCGGCGAGGTCGGACTGTCAGGGGAGCTGCGCGCGGTGAGTCAGCTGGAGCGGCGGCTCGCGGAGGCGGCGCGCATGGGCTTCAGGCGCGCGTTCCTGCCGGAGCGAGCGGCCAGGGCGCGCGCGAACGGCATCGAGGCGGTCGGTGTGCGCGACGTCGCGGCGGTGCTCGACCGTGTTCTGTCGTGA
- the coaBC gene encoding bifunctional phosphopantothenoylcysteine decarboxylase/phosphopantothenate--cysteine ligase CoaBC → MDGSGAPARSARPGASLAPRRPWSGRRVLLGVTGGIAAYKSIQLARDLAQLGAEVDVVLTHSAKAFVGPLSFEGLTGRPVLSSLVAEGHALDHIRLARAADVVCIAPATADFIARAAHGRADDLITAVLLATRAPVLVCPAMNDRMWAHPQTQANAAHLEELGYTLVGPAVGPLAWDEGSGPGRMVEPAVILEHVGRALSPAGPLHGKHIVVSAGPTREPVDAVRVLTNRSSGRMGYAIAAAAWRRGARVTLITGPTELDPPVGAKVVRAETAAEMEQAVRAALPDADALVMAAAIADFRPAAPHAGKLKKEQAPDAIALEGAPDVLRSTRDARPSHLVAVGFALESSDGVANARGKLERKGLDLIVLNPAGEEGAGFETETNRVTLITSEREEALPLQSKAEVAETILDRVAELMGRGR, encoded by the coding sequence ATGGACGGCTCGGGTGCGCCGGCTCGGTCCGCGCGCCCCGGCGCGTCCCTGGCACCGCGGCGACCGTGGTCCGGTCGCCGCGTCCTCCTCGGCGTCACCGGCGGCATCGCGGCCTACAAGTCCATCCAGCTCGCGCGTGACCTGGCGCAGCTGGGCGCCGAGGTCGATGTCGTTCTGACGCACTCCGCAAAGGCCTTTGTCGGACCGCTCTCCTTCGAGGGGCTGACCGGCCGGCCCGTCCTCTCCAGCCTCGTTGCCGAGGGACACGCGCTCGACCACATCCGCCTCGCGCGCGCTGCGGACGTGGTCTGCATTGCGCCCGCAACCGCGGACTTCATCGCACGGGCCGCGCACGGCCGCGCCGATGACCTCATCACGGCGGTGCTGCTCGCGACGCGCGCGCCCGTGCTGGTGTGCCCCGCAATGAACGATCGCATGTGGGCGCACCCGCAGACGCAGGCGAACGCGGCGCATCTGGAGGAGCTCGGCTACACGCTGGTCGGTCCGGCGGTCGGCCCACTGGCCTGGGACGAGGGGAGTGGCCCCGGCCGGATGGTCGAGCCGGCCGTGATCCTCGAGCACGTCGGCCGGGCGCTCTCGCCGGCCGGCCCGCTCCACGGGAAGCACATCGTGGTCAGCGCGGGCCCCACGCGCGAGCCTGTCGACGCGGTTCGCGTGCTGACGAACCGTTCCTCCGGACGCATGGGGTACGCGATCGCGGCCGCCGCCTGGCGGCGCGGTGCACGGGTGACGCTGATCACCGGCCCGACCGAGCTTGATCCGCCCGTGGGCGCGAAGGTCGTTCGCGCCGAGACTGCCGCCGAGATGGAGCAGGCGGTACGCGCGGCGCTTCCTGACGCGGATGCGCTCGTGATGGCGGCTGCGATCGCGGACTTCCGGCCGGCGGCGCCGCACGCGGGCAAGCTCAAGAAGGAGCAGGCGCCCGACGCCATCGCCCTGGAGGGTGCGCCGGACGTGCTGCGGTCGACGCGCGATGCGCGGCCGTCGCACCTTGTCGCTGTGGGCTTTGCGCTGGAGAGCAGCGACGGCGTGGCGAACGCGCGCGGCAAGCTCGAGCGCAAGGGACTGGACCTGATCGTGCTGAACCCGGCCGGCGAGGAGGGGGCGGGGTTCGAGACCGAAACGAACCGTGTCACGCTGATCACCAGCGAGCGCGAGGAGGCGCTGCCGCTGCAGTCCAAGGCGGAAGTGGCGGAAACGATCCTGGATCGCGTCGCGGAGCTCATGGGGCGCGGCAGATGA
- a CDS encoding leucyl aminopeptidase has product MAELQIRTVHAPIEEIRTPLLVLHIFERDRSPVGFVAKVDQLYDGAISRVLQSGDFTGRKEDTLLLYPPSGTPGVERVLLVGVGKREEHTAERLRRAVGVAVRQAEKLNITDIALSVGHVHHLSEGMGDYFAGLAAVQAAVLASWNFREMKSQPAEDEPRGELSSITLLAHEEREARDFERACRDGGITARAENLARELQTRPGNVVTPTYLGERAQQIGRDVGLQVTVLDRKALEKEGMHALLAVGQGSAQEPRLIVMEHRKGPKGARPLVLVGKGISFDTGGISLKPPQSMEDMKYDMSGAAAVIAAMRGIAELELEIDVVGIVASAENMPSGTAVKPGDVIGSHLGKTIEVINTDAEGRLVLADALSWARRYEPAAIVDAATLTGAIVIALGHHGIGLMGNDGHLLNELTAVGLRVGERCWKLPLWDVYREQIDSQIADIKNTGGRPAGSITAGWFLKEFVEDHVPWAHMDIAGTAYRDEPVPYLRKGATGWPTRLFIEWVRARAEA; this is encoded by the coding sequence ATGGCCGAGCTCCAGATCCGCACCGTGCACGCACCGATCGAAGAGATCCGCACGCCGCTGCTCGTGCTGCACATCTTCGAGCGTGACAGGTCGCCCGTCGGCTTTGTTGCCAAGGTCGACCAGCTGTACGACGGGGCGATCTCGCGTGTCCTGCAGAGCGGCGACTTCACGGGCCGCAAGGAGGACACGCTGCTGCTCTATCCGCCGTCGGGTACGCCCGGTGTCGAGCGCGTGCTGCTGGTTGGAGTGGGCAAGCGGGAGGAGCATACCGCCGAACGGCTGCGACGCGCCGTCGGCGTGGCGGTGCGCCAGGCGGAAAAGCTGAACATCACGGACATCGCGCTGTCCGTCGGCCACGTGCACCACCTGTCCGAAGGGATGGGCGATTATTTCGCCGGCCTCGCAGCCGTGCAGGCCGCCGTGCTCGCGAGCTGGAACTTCCGCGAGATGAAGTCGCAGCCGGCCGAGGACGAGCCCCGCGGCGAACTGTCATCGATCACCCTGCTCGCACACGAGGAGCGCGAGGCGCGCGACTTCGAGCGTGCCTGCCGTGACGGCGGGATCACCGCTCGCGCCGAGAACCTCGCCCGCGAGCTGCAGACGCGGCCCGGCAATGTCGTCACGCCGACCTACCTCGGGGAGCGCGCGCAGCAGATCGGCCGCGACGTGGGGCTGCAGGTCACCGTGCTCGACAGGAAGGCCCTCGAGAAGGAGGGCATGCACGCGCTCCTCGCCGTCGGGCAGGGCAGTGCGCAGGAGCCGCGCCTCATCGTCATGGAGCACCGCAAGGGGCCGAAGGGGGCGCGCCCGCTCGTCCTCGTTGGCAAGGGGATCAGCTTCGACACGGGTGGCATCTCGCTCAAGCCGCCGCAGAGCATGGAGGACATGAAGTACGACATGTCCGGCGCTGCTGCCGTGATCGCCGCCATGCGGGGGATTGCGGAGCTGGAGCTCGAGATCGACGTCGTCGGCATCGTCGCCTCCGCCGAGAACATGCCGTCCGGTACTGCCGTCAAGCCGGGCGACGTGATCGGCAGTCACCTCGGCAAGACGATCGAGGTGATCAACACGGATGCGGAAGGACGGCTCGTGCTCGCCGATGCGCTGTCCTGGGCGCGCCGCTATGAGCCCGCCGCAATCGTCGATGCTGCCACACTCACCGGCGCGATCGTGATCGCGCTCGGCCATCACGGCATCGGGTTGATGGGAAACGACGGTCACCTGCTCAACGAGCTGACCGCCGTCGGTCTGCGCGTCGGGGAACGCTGCTGGAAGCTCCCGCTCTGGGACGTCTACCGTGAGCAGATCGACAGCCAGATCGCGGACATCAAGAACACCGGCGGACGCCCGGCGGGCAGCATCACCGCGGGCTGGTTCCTGAAGGAGTTCGTCGAGGACCACGTGCCGTGGGCACACATGGACATCGCCGGCACCGCCTACCGCGACGAGCCCGTGCCGTACCTGCGCAAGGGCGCCACAGGCTGGCCGACACGCCTGTTCATCGAGTGGGTGCGCGCACGCGCCGAAGCGTGA
- the dnaB gene encoding replicative DNA helicase: MSRPEFGTATYKRDRERDVVSLIPPDRQAPYAPEAEISVLGGMLIDANAVAKAIEFVDDTMFYREANRRIFRAMARLFQKGGVVDPVTLREELQKTEELESIGGLEYIAELMDAVPTAANIEYHAKIVRERALLRRLIEASSTIIRDSYEPGERSVEEVLDVAEQRIFQVAQSHEREGFVWIKKILYPTFEKIEQLQAAKGGITGVGTGFTDLDSMTGGLQNGDLVIVAARPSMGKTAFCMNVGLHAAITQQKPVAVFSLEMSKEQLVQRMLCSEALVDLGRLLRGRLSDDDYVRLAQAAGHLNTAPIWIDDSGGISVLEMRAKARRLKADQPELGLIIIDYIQLMQAGGQQQENRQQEVSAISRGLKALAKELHVPIIALSQLSRAPEQRSDHRPQLSDLRESGSIEQDADLVMFLYRPEYYLAQLEAQEKGVVGKAELIISKQRNGPTGTVDLFFRKECTRFESFTERPEAA, encoded by the coding sequence ATGAGCAGGCCTGAGTTCGGTACGGCGACGTACAAGAGGGATCGCGAGCGCGACGTCGTGTCGCTGATCCCGCCGGACAGGCAGGCGCCCTATGCGCCCGAGGCGGAGATCTCGGTGCTGGGCGGCATGCTGATCGACGCGAATGCGGTGGCGAAGGCGATCGAGTTCGTCGACGACACCATGTTCTACCGCGAGGCGAACCGTCGCATCTTCCGCGCGATGGCCCGCCTGTTCCAGAAGGGCGGTGTCGTCGATCCGGTGACGCTGCGCGAGGAGCTGCAGAAGACCGAGGAGCTGGAGTCGATCGGCGGGCTCGAGTACATCGCGGAGCTGATGGACGCGGTGCCGACGGCCGCGAACATCGAGTATCACGCGAAGATCGTCCGGGAGCGTGCACTGCTGCGCCGTCTGATCGAGGCGAGCAGCACGATCATCCGCGACTCCTACGAGCCGGGCGAGCGCAGTGTGGAGGAAGTGCTCGATGTCGCCGAGCAGCGCATCTTCCAGGTCGCGCAGTCGCATGAGCGCGAGGGCTTCGTCTGGATCAAGAAGATCCTCTATCCGACGTTCGAGAAGATCGAGCAGCTCCAGGCGGCCAAGGGCGGCATCACCGGTGTCGGCACCGGGTTCACGGATCTCGACTCCATGACCGGCGGTCTCCAGAACGGCGACCTGGTCATCGTCGCCGCACGACCCTCCATGGGCAAGACCGCGTTCTGCATGAACGTGGGGCTGCACGCCGCGATCACGCAGCAGAAGCCGGTCGCCGTCTTCTCGCTGGAGATGTCGAAGGAGCAGCTGGTGCAGCGCATGCTGTGCAGTGAAGCGCTCGTCGACCTCGGTCGCCTGCTGCGCGGCCGCCTTTCCGACGACGACTATGTGCGCCTTGCCCAGGCTGCCGGCCACCTGAACACCGCGCCGATCTGGATCGACGACTCCGGCGGCATCAGCGTGCTGGAGATGCGGGCCAAGGCGCGTCGCCTCAAGGCCGATCAGCCGGAGCTCGGCCTGATCATCATCGACTACATCCAGCTGATGCAGGCGGGCGGCCAGCAGCAGGAGAACCGCCAGCAGGAAGTCAGCGCGATCAGCCGTGGTCTCAAGGCGCTCGCCAAGGAGCTGCACGTTCCCATCATCGCGCTGTCGCAGCTCTCACGTGCGCCCGAGCAGCGCTCCGACCACCGGCCGCAGCTCTCCGACCTGCGCGAGTCGGGATCGATCGAGCAGGACGCGGACCTGGTGATGTTCCTGTACCGTCCCGAGTACTACCTGGCGCAGCTCGAGGCGCAGGAGAAAGGCGTGGTCGGCAAGGCGGAGCTGATCATCTCCAAGCAGCGAAACGGGCCGACCGGCACCGTCGACCTGTTCTTCCGCAAGGAGTGCACGCGCTTCGAGTCGTTCACCGAGCGGCCCGAGGCTGCGTAG
- the gmk gene encoding guanylate kinase — MKGWTHALPFVLAAPSGAGKTSLARALVERHEEIVFSVSATTRPPREYERDGVDYHFVDDAEFEAMEQRGELLEWAWVHGRRYGTPVSSVRDALAQGRTVMLDIDVQGARQVRDKVPGAVLVFILPPSGTELLRRLTGRASESDDERAARLRTALGELQSAEEFDYVVVNDRFEDTLGVLEAILTAERHRANGSRDKVREEMARLADEVSAFIARGGS; from the coding sequence GTGAAGGGCTGGACGCACGCTCTCCCGTTCGTGCTCGCCGCTCCGAGTGGCGCGGGGAAGACGTCGCTGGCGCGCGCGCTCGTGGAACGCCACGAGGAAATCGTCTTTTCCGTGTCCGCCACGACGCGACCTCCGCGCGAGTACGAGCGCGACGGCGTCGATTATCATTTCGTCGACGACGCCGAGTTCGAGGCGATGGAGCAGCGCGGGGAGCTGCTCGAGTGGGCCTGGGTCCACGGCAGACGGTACGGCACCCCCGTCAGCAGCGTCCGCGACGCGCTGGCGCAGGGGCGCACCGTGATGCTCGACATCGACGTGCAGGGCGCACGGCAGGTGCGTGACAAGGTGCCGGGTGCCGTGCTCGTCTTCATTCTGCCGCCCTCCGGCACCGAGCTGCTCCGGCGGCTCACCGGACGCGCGAGCGAGTCCGACGACGAACGCGCCGCACGACTGCGCACCGCACTCGGCGAGCTGCAGTCGGCGGAGGAGTTCGATTACGTTGTCGTGAACGATCGCTTCGAGGACACGCTGGGCGTGCTCGAGGCAATCCTCACGGCCGAACGACACCGCGCGAACGGTTCGCGCGACAAGGTGCGGGAAGAAATGGCGCGCCTCGCTGACGAGGTCAGCGCATTCATTGCACGAGGGGGATCATGA
- a CDS encoding YicC/YloC family endoribonuclease, protein MIRSMTGFGEAERDTAAGRLRAEVRTVNHRFFSANLRLAKPIERYEAQVKEWLRSRLSRGHVNFSLRIEQNGLPAGTTVQVDLERARQYLQALRMLQAELGLSGEIDVRLLSRFGDLVVLEDDSEQVELDPDDIRQVTEAAADATVRMREDEGYRLATDLEERLVGVEAAMRGIEEAAPARLLAERDRMRRVVAELLDGQQLDEDRIAREIALIAERWDISEELVRLRSHIELFRETVAADASEPVGKRLSFLIQEMHREANTIGAKANDAAIEHRVIAIKDEIERLREQVENVE, encoded by the coding sequence ATGATCCGCAGCATGACGGGGTTCGGTGAGGCCGAACGCGACACTGCCGCCGGCCGGCTGCGGGCCGAGGTGCGTACCGTCAATCATCGGTTCTTCAGCGCCAACCTGCGGCTGGCGAAGCCGATCGAACGCTACGAAGCGCAGGTCAAGGAGTGGCTGCGCTCCCGGCTGTCGCGCGGCCACGTCAACTTCTCCCTGCGCATCGAGCAGAACGGCCTGCCCGCCGGCACGACCGTGCAGGTCGACCTGGAGCGCGCACGCCAGTACCTCCAGGCGCTGCGGATGCTCCAGGCCGAGCTCGGCCTGAGTGGCGAGATCGACGTACGACTGCTCTCCCGCTTCGGCGACCTGGTCGTGCTCGAGGACGATAGCGAGCAGGTCGAGCTCGATCCGGATGACATCCGGCAGGTGACGGAAGCGGCCGCCGATGCGACGGTCCGCATGCGTGAGGACGAGGGCTACCGTCTCGCCACGGATCTCGAGGAACGGCTCGTCGGCGTCGAGGCCGCCATGCGCGGCATCGAGGAGGCCGCGCCCGCCAGGCTCCTCGCCGAACGGGATCGCATGCGCCGCGTCGTGGCGGAGCTGCTGGACGGACAGCAGCTCGACGAGGACCGGATCGCGCGCGAGATCGCCCTCATCGCCGAGCGGTGGGACATCAGTGAGGAGCTGGTCCGACTGCGCTCGCACATCGAGCTGTTCCGCGAGACCGTCGCAGCAGACGCCTCCGAACCGGTCGGCAAGCGCCTCAGCTTCCTGATCCAGGAGATGCACCGCGAGGCGAACACGATCGGTGCCAAGGCGAACGACGCGGCGATCGAGCACCGCGTGATCGCCATCAAGGACGAGATCGAGCGGCTGCGCGAGCAGGTCGAGAACGTCGAGTGA
- a CDS encoding uracil-DNA glycosylase, which translates to MSIDPALLARYLAQVGELGGADLFLDSLTAREARRLVVAAAQGGASASPEPVTYGPSVRTGAVARETAVEAHAQTQAGLTTREQARAALTAMFADTAAPAARPAARAPEAVDVPSAPGVGSALRVLETSAQQCTRCRLSEGRTNVVFGDGAADAEVVVVGEAPGQEEDLRGLPFVGRAGKLLDLLLLSAGYPRERVYICNVLKCRPPNNRNPLPDEVDACTSAWLRAQIEAIGPRVLIAVGKFAAQTLCASEESVGRLRGRIHDFNGTPLIATYHPAYLLRSPEMMRTAWQDFQLLRKVHDEQA; encoded by the coding sequence ATGAGCATCGATCCGGCGCTGCTTGCGCGTTACCTTGCACAGGTCGGTGAGCTGGGTGGCGCCGACCTGTTCCTCGATTCACTGACAGCACGTGAGGCGCGGCGACTGGTGGTGGCTGCTGCGCAGGGCGGTGCGAGCGCGTCTCCCGAACCGGTGACGTATGGTCCGTCCGTGCGCACCGGCGCCGTTGCGCGCGAGACGGCGGTCGAAGCGCACGCGCAGACGCAGGCGGGGCTCACGACGAGGGAGCAGGCACGCGCGGCACTGACGGCGATGTTCGCGGACACGGCAGCGCCCGCAGCACGGCCCGCGGCGCGCGCGCCGGAGGCAGTCGACGTGCCATCGGCGCCGGGGGTGGGCAGTGCGCTGCGGGTGCTCGAGACGAGTGCGCAGCAGTGCACGCGCTGCCGGCTGTCGGAGGGTCGTACCAACGTTGTGTTCGGTGATGGCGCGGCGGACGCGGAAGTGGTGGTGGTCGGCGAAGCGCCGGGGCAGGAGGAGGACCTGCGCGGACTGCCGTTCGTCGGCAGGGCGGGGAAGCTGCTCGACCTGCTGCTGCTGAGCGCGGGCTACCCGCGTGAGCGGGTCTACATCTGCAACGTGCTGAAGTGCCGGCCGCCGAACAATCGCAATCCGCTGCCGGACGAAGTCGATGCGTGCACGTCCGCGTGGCTGCGGGCACAGATCGAAGCGATCGGGCCCAGGGTGCTGATCGCGGTCGGCAAGTTTGCGGCGCAGACGTTGTGCGCGAGCGAGGAGAGTGTGGGGCGCCTGCGAGGTCGAATTCACGATTTCAATGGCACGCCCCTGATCGCGACGTATCATCCGGCGTACCTGCTGCGCAGCCCGGAGATGATGCGCACCGCGTGGCAGGACTTCCAGTTGCTGCGGAAGGTTCACGATGAGCAGGCCTGA